A DNA window from Elephas maximus indicus isolate mEleMax1 chromosome 17, mEleMax1 primary haplotype, whole genome shotgun sequence contains the following coding sequences:
- the LRRTM1 gene encoding leucine-rich repeat transmembrane neuronal protein 1: protein MDFLLLGLCLYWLLRRPSGVVLCLLGACFQMLPAAPSGCPQLCRCEGRLLYCEALNLTEAPHNLSGLLGLSLRYNSLSELRAGQFTGLMQLTWLYLDHNHICSVQGDAFQKLRRVKELTLSSNQITQLANTTFRPMPNLRSVDLSNNKLQALAPDLFHGLRKLTTLHMRANAIQFVPVRIFQDCRSLKFLDIGYNQLKSLARNSFAGLFKLTELHLEHNDLVKVNFAHFPRLISLHSLCLRRNKVAIVVSSLDWVWNLEKMDLSGNEIEYMEPHVFETVPHLQSLQLDSNRLTYIEPRILNSWKSLTSITLTGNLWDCGRNVCALASWLSNFQGRYDGNLQCASPEYAQGEDVLDAVYAFHLCEDGAEPTSGHLLSAVTNHTDQGPPASPIPTLADGQEGQPDGTLEPATVALPGGEHAENAVQIHKVVTGTMALIFSFLIVVLVLYVSWKCFPASLRQLRQCFVTQRRKQKQKQTMHQMAAMSAQEYYVDYKPNHIEGALVIINEYGSCTCHQQPARECEV, encoded by the coding sequence ATGGATTTCCTGCTGCTCGGTCTCTGTCTATACTGGCTGCTGAGGAGGCCCTCGGGGGTGGTCTTGTGTCTGCTGGGGGCCTGCTTTCAGATGCTGCCCGCCGCCCCCAGCGGGTGCCCGCAGCTGTGCCGGTGTGAGGGGCGGCTGCTGTACTGCGAGGCGCTCAACCTCACCGAGGCGCCCCACAACCTGTCCGGCCTGCTGGGCTTGTCCCTCCGCTACAACAGCCTCTCGGAGCTGCGCGCCGGCCAGTTCACGGGGTTAATGCAGCTCACGTGGCTCTATCTGGATCACAATCACATCTGCTCGGTGCAGGGGGACGCCTTTCAGAAACTGCGCCGAGTTAAGGAACTCACGCTGAGTTCCAACCAGATCACCCAACTGGCCAACACCACCTTCCGGCCCATGCCCAACCTGCGCAGCGTGGACCTCTCGAACAACAAGCTGCAGGCGCTCGCGCCCGACCTCTTCCACGGGCTGCGGAAGCTCACCACGCTGCACATGCGAGCCAACGCCATCCAGTTTGTTCCCGTGCGCATCTTCCAGGACTGTCGTAGCCTCAAGTTTCTCGACATCGGATACAATCAGCTCAAGAGCCTGGCGCGCAACTCTTTCGCCGGCTTGTTCAAGCTCACCGAGCTGCACCTGGAGCACAACGACTTGGTCAAGGTGAACTTCGCCCACTTCCCGCGCCTCATCTCCCTGCACTCTCTCTGCCTGCGTAGGAACAAGGTGGCCATTGTGGTCAGCTCGCTGGACTGGGTTTGGAACCTGGAGAAAATGGACTTGTCGGGCAATGAGATCGAGTACATGGAGCCCCATGTGTTCGAGACGGTGCCGCACCTGCAGTCCTTGCAGCTGGACTCCAACCGCCTCACCTACATCGAGCCCCGCATCCTCAACTCCTGGAAGTCGCTGACGAGCATCACCTTGACCGGGAACCTGTGGGATTGCGGTCGTAACGTGTGCGCCCTGGCCTCGTGGCTCAGCAACTTCCAGGGGCGCTACGATGGCAACTTGCAGTGCGCCAGCCCCGAGTATGCACAGGGCGAGGACGTCCTGGACGCGGTGTACGCCTTCCACCTGTGCGAGGATGGGGCCGAGCCCACCAGTGGCCACTTGCTTTCGGCCGTCACCAACCACACTGACCAGGGACCCCCCGCCAGTCCGATCCCCACGCTCGCGGACGGCCAGGAGGGGCAGCCCGACGGCACGCTGGAGCCTGCCACCGTGGCTCTCCCTGGCGGCGAGCACGCGGAGAACGCGGTACAGATCCACAAGGTGGTCACGGGCACCATGGCCCTCATCTTCTCCTTCCTCATCGTGGTCCTGGTGCTTTATGTGTCCTGGAAGTGTTTCCCTGCCAGCCTCAGGCAACTCAGACAGTGCTTTGTCACGCAGCGCAGAAAGCAAAAGCAGAAACAGACCATGCATCAGATGGCTGCCATGTCTGCCCAGGAATACTACGTTGATTACAAACCGAACCAcattgagggagccctggtgatcatCAACGAGTACGGCTCCTGTACCTGCCACCAGCAGCCCGCGAGGGAATGCGAGGTGTGA